The following are from one region of the Synechococcus sp. CBW1108 genome:
- the lpxC gene encoding UDP-3-O-acyl-N-acetylglucosamine deacetylase, whose product MMQWPADYSGRWTIQDPVERRGVGLHGGLETTVRLQASERSGFWVGWLDAPKLPLCRLTPSQVSDTRLCTALQLDQRRLATVEHLLAALAGTGVTQAEILVNGEEIPLLDGSALPWVQALAEAGLQVLPGSSGGLELDAPITVCSGTSFATALPHAGLRLGAAIEFADAAIGRQLFSLDLSPTSFVEQIAPARTFGLRSQVDQLRSAGLIRGGCLENALVCDGDQWLNPPLRFVEEPVRHKILDLMGDLALVGLPRAQVFAYRGSHGLHTSMAAVLAGLPAVNSPSSPNSAHPSPG is encoded by the coding sequence ATGATGCAGTGGCCCGCCGATTACTCCGGCCGCTGGACCATTCAAGACCCGGTGGAGCGGCGGGGGGTTGGTCTGCACGGCGGTCTTGAGACCACAGTTCGGCTCCAGGCCTCTGAGCGTTCCGGCTTCTGGGTCGGCTGGCTCGACGCTCCCAAGCTGCCCCTCTGTCGCCTCACCCCAAGCCAGGTTAGTGATACCCGCCTGTGTACGGCCCTGCAGCTGGATCAAAGGCGTCTGGCCACCGTGGAGCATCTGCTGGCTGCTCTGGCCGGCACCGGGGTTACCCAGGCCGAAATCCTGGTCAACGGCGAGGAGATTCCCCTGCTGGATGGCTCAGCCCTCCCCTGGGTGCAGGCTTTGGCTGAGGCGGGGCTCCAGGTCCTGCCAGGTAGCTCCGGGGGACTGGAGCTGGACGCGCCCATCACTGTCTGCAGTGGGACCAGCTTTGCAACTGCCCTTCCCCATGCGGGGCTGCGTCTGGGCGCGGCCATTGAATTTGCCGATGCGGCGATCGGCCGCCAGTTGTTTTCCCTGGACCTGAGCCCCACCAGTTTCGTTGAGCAGATCGCTCCGGCTCGCACCTTCGGTCTGCGCTCCCAGGTGGACCAGTTGCGCTCAGCGGGCTTGATTCGGGGGGGGTGCCTGGAGAATGCCCTGGTATGTGACGGCGATCAGTGGCTCAATCCACCCCTGCGCTTCGTCGAGGAGCCGGTGCGCCATAAAATTCTGGACCTAATGGGGGACCTTGCCCTTGTGGGCCTGCCAAGGGCCCAGGTTTTCGCCTATCGCGGTTCCCATGGGCTCCACACCTCGATGGCGGCTGTTCTGGCTGGTCTGCCGGCAGTCAATTCCCCCTCCAGCCCCAATTCCGCCCATCCCTCTCCCGGTTGA
- the fabZ gene encoding 3-hydroxyacyl-ACP dehydratase FabZ — MSESSAPQPPLSPADTELPATSGVILTNEQIQGLLPHRYPFALVDRVIEHEPGKRAVAIKNVSCNEPQFQGHFPGRPLMPGVLIVEAMAQVGGLIVTQMPDLPNGLFVFAGIDGVRFRRPVVPGDQLLISCELLSLKRRRFGKVKAAATVEGKLVCSGELMFSLVD; from the coding sequence TTGTCTGAATCCAGCGCTCCCCAGCCCCCTTTATCTCCAGCCGACACTGAACTTCCAGCAACCAGCGGGGTGATTCTGACCAACGAGCAGATCCAGGGCTTACTTCCCCACCGCTATCCCTTTGCTCTGGTCGACCGGGTGATTGAGCATGAACCGGGCAAACGGGCCGTGGCCATCAAGAACGTCAGCTGCAACGAGCCCCAGTTTCAGGGGCATTTCCCCGGTCGCCCCCTGATGCCAGGTGTGTTGATCGTCGAGGCGATGGCCCAGGTGGGTGGGTTGATCGTCACCCAGATGCCCGATCTGCCGAACGGCTTGTTTGTCTTCGCGGGAATTGATGGAGTGCGTTTTCGCCGGCCCGTCGTGCCTGGCGACCAGTTGCTGATCAGCTGTGAGCTGCTCAGCCTCAAGCGCAGGCGCTTTGGCAAGGTGAAGGCTGCAGCCACCGTGGAGGGCAAACTTGTTTGCTCCGGAGAACTGATGTTCTCGCTGGTGGACTGA
- a CDS encoding BamA/TamA family outer membrane protein translates to MAGLLGLKAAVSLLGFALFAAGPALAQSGDAAPPGGQPQPAAQQLDNPLADPASPTPTPTPAPAQTSPAETSPAQQPAASPAPAASTEPAPKAEPKVLIAEVAIEGLQDHPERERLELAAYAAMAATPGSLVTRTELQTDLSAIYASGWFSDVRIQPVDGPLGVRLVVVVVANPVLQQIKLDPADLKLPAQVVKDTFAADYGKTLNLNTLQSRMQELQRWYADQGYSLARITGPSRVSPEGVVELLVRQGTVEGVEVQFLNKEGSATNDKGEPIRGKTKPWVVTREVSLRPGQVFNRRELEEDIKRIYGTGLFSDVKVTLRPVPAEPGKVVIMLGIVEQSSGSLSGGIGYSQSQGAFAQIQLNDSNLFGRAWDLGTNISYGQYGGLGDITFTDPWIKDNKYRTSFRARVFFSREVPQLFQSENSSFSYQLQNYTGSDFDVVTSFDENPAGSNQGTGTTNFDTVAIQRVGANVQFVRPLNRGNPFKKAPWNLILSFGGQEVTPMDFSGSKYSRGVVGNLQPDGGFNTSNGASVICLAYNCASENQLVSFRVGATYSTLNDPRNPTKGNFLSLGTEQFISVGENSPTFNRLRGSFTHYIPVEWLKIFKGCRPKPGETKDCKQALAFQVSAGTLVGSDIPPYEAFCLGGGNSVRGYYDCDLGVGKSFAEATIEYRFPIFSIISGEIFFDAGTTFGSQSGIPGNPGGLLGKSGEGYSPGVGLIVTTPVGPLRLEVATQDFSSEWRFNLGVGWKF, encoded by the coding sequence ATGGCTGGTTTGCTGGGTCTAAAGGCTGCGGTGTCCCTGCTGGGCTTTGCCCTGTTCGCTGCTGGTCCGGCCCTTGCCCAGTCTGGGGATGCAGCGCCGCCAGGCGGGCAACCCCAGCCCGCTGCTCAGCAGCTGGACAACCCACTGGCCGATCCTGCGTCCCCAACCCCAACCCCAACCCCAGCCCCGGCCCAAACCTCCCCAGCCGAAACCTCCCCAGCCCAGCAGCCGGCCGCCAGCCCCGCGCCAGCTGCCAGCACCGAGCCAGCACCCAAGGCCGAACCCAAGGTCCTGATCGCCGAGGTGGCGATCGAGGGGCTGCAGGACCATCCCGAGCGGGAGCGGCTCGAACTGGCGGCCTATGCGGCCATGGCGGCCACCCCGGGTTCCCTGGTCACCCGCACCGAGCTGCAGACGGATCTCTCGGCGATCTACGCCAGCGGCTGGTTCTCCGATGTGCGCATCCAGCCTGTCGATGGCCCCCTGGGTGTGCGTCTGGTGGTGGTGGTGGTGGCCAACCCCGTGCTCCAGCAAATCAAGCTCGATCCGGCCGATCTCAAGCTGCCTGCCCAAGTGGTTAAGGACACCTTCGCGGCCGACTACGGCAAGACGCTCAATCTCAACACCCTGCAGTCCCGCATGCAGGAGCTGCAGCGCTGGTATGCAGACCAGGGCTATTCCCTGGCCCGCATCACCGGCCCCAGCCGGGTCAGTCCCGAAGGTGTGGTCGAGCTGTTGGTGCGCCAGGGCACCGTGGAGGGCGTTGAAGTGCAGTTCCTCAATAAGGAGGGCTCAGCCACCAACGACAAGGGTGAGCCGATCCGCGGCAAGACCAAACCCTGGGTTGTGACCAGGGAGGTGTCCCTTCGCCCGGGCCAGGTGTTCAACCGCCGGGAGCTGGAAGAGGACATCAAGCGGATCTATGGCACGGGCCTTTTCAGCGACGTCAAGGTGACCCTCAGGCCGGTGCCAGCTGAGCCCGGCAAAGTTGTGATCATGCTGGGCATCGTCGAGCAGTCGAGCGGCTCCCTATCTGGTGGTATTGGCTATAGCCAGAGCCAGGGTGCATTTGCTCAGATTCAGTTGAATGACAGCAACCTCTTCGGCCGCGCCTGGGACCTCGGCACCAATATCTCCTACGGCCAATACGGTGGTCTCGGTGACATCACCTTCACCGACCCCTGGATCAAGGACAACAAATATCGCACCTCCTTCCGGGCTCGCGTTTTCTTCAGCCGGGAAGTGCCCCAGCTCTTCCAGAGCGAAAATTCATCGTTTAGCTATCAGCTGCAAAACTATACCGGCTCTGATTTCGACGTAGTTACCTCGTTTGATGAGAACCCTGCAGGCTCTAATCAGGGCACGGGCACAACGAACTTTGACACGGTTGCAATTCAGCGAGTCGGTGCAAACGTGCAGTTTGTGCGGCCGCTTAATCGTGGTAACCCCTTCAAGAAAGCTCCCTGGAATCTGATTCTCTCCTTTGGTGGCCAGGAGGTCACCCCCATGGATTTCTCTGGGTCCAAGTATTCAAGGGGCGTGGTGGGCAATCTTCAGCCCGATGGGGGTTTTAACACCAGCAACGGTGCTTCGGTGATTTGCCTGGCCTACAACTGCGCCTCGGAAAACCAGCTGGTGAGCTTCCGGGTTGGAGCCACCTACAGCACCCTCAACGATCCCCGTAATCCCACTAAGGGCAATTTCCTGAGCCTGGGCACTGAGCAGTTCATCTCGGTGGGTGAGAACTCCCCCACCTTCAACCGACTGCGGGGCAGCTTCACCCACTACATCCCTGTGGAGTGGTTGAAGATCTTCAAGGGCTGCCGGCCCAAGCCCGGTGAAACCAAAGACTGCAAGCAGGCCCTGGCTTTCCAGGTGTCGGCAGGAACCCTGGTGGGTAGCGATATTCCTCCCTATGAGGCCTTCTGCCTTGGAGGCGGCAACTCGGTGAGGGGCTATTACGACTGCGATCTCGGGGTTGGCAAGAGTTTTGCCGAGGCGACGATTGAGTACCGCTTTCCTATTTTCAGCATCATCAGCGGCGAGATTTTCTTTGATGCAGGCACCACTTTCGGCAGCCAGAGCGGTATCCCAGGTAACCCGGGTGGGCTGCTTGGTAAATCAGGTGAGGGCTATTCACCTGGGGTCGGACTGATTGTCACCACCCCGGTGGGCCCCCTGCGCCTGGAGGTTGCCACCCAGGATTTCTCCAGCGAGTGGCGCTTCAACCTCGGTGTGGGCTGGAAGTTTTAG